One Brassica napus cultivar Da-Ae chromosome C2, Da-Ae, whole genome shotgun sequence DNA window includes the following coding sequences:
- the LOC106442831 gene encoding uncharacterized mitochondrial protein AtMg00310-like has product MSCFLLPKEILNKLQGVIAKFWWSTKANNRGLHWIAWEKICLPFDKGGLGFRDLHDFNLALLAKQLWRLLHHPNSLLARVLKGRYFRHSNPMEVKSSNSPSYGWRSILAAQDFLREGLQNTIGSGFSTRVWLDPWIPTSPTRSAIDASVYRDKDLLVSYLIDETSKQWRTDILEALIDQGDIPLIRSLRPSYIGKEYGICWIFTKSGLYTVKSGYEPISLLKEPVFKILLYPM; this is encoded by the coding sequence ATGTCATGCTTTCTCCTACCAAAAGAGATACTAAACAAGCTTCAAGGTGTAATAGCGAAGTTTTGGTGGAGTACGAAAGCTAATAATAGAGGACTTCACTGGATAGCATGGGAGAAAATATGCTTGCCATTCGATAAAGGGGGTTTAGGCTTCAGGGATCTCCACGATTTTAATCTGGCCTTATTAGCCAAGCAACTATGGAGGCTTCTGCATCATCCAAATTCCTTACTTGCCCGCGTCCTGAAAGGAAGATATTTCAGGCACTCTAACCCTATGGAGGTCAAATCGTCAAACTCCCCATCCTACGGATGGAGAAGTATTCTTGCTGCACAAGACTTCCTCCGCGAAGGACTGCAGAACACGATAGGGTCAGGATTTAGCACACGCGTATGGCTAGACCCGTGGATCCCAACGTCCCCGACAAGATCGGCCATAGACGCTAGCGTGTATCGTGACAAAGATCTATTGGTTAGTTATCTCATTGATGAGACTTCAAAACAATGGAGAACTGATATACTTGAGGCGCTAATAGACCAAGGAGACATCCCGTTGATACGGAGTTTACGTCCAAGTTACATAGGCAAAGAATATGGTATCTGTTGGATCTTTACGAAATCAGGTCTTTATACCGTCAAGTCGGGGTATGAGCCGATCTCCTTGCTAAAGGAGCCCGTCTTCAAAATTCTATTATATCCCATGTAA